From Bos indicus isolate NIAB-ARS_2022 breed Sahiwal x Tharparkar chromosome 4, NIAB-ARS_B.indTharparkar_mat_pri_1.0, whole genome shotgun sequence, the proteins below share one genomic window:
- the PPP1R17 gene encoding protein phosphatase 1 regulatory subunit 17: MMSTEQMQPLELSEDRLDKLDPRCSHLDDLSDQFIKDCDLKKKPIKGKNVQVTLNVESDQKKPRRKDTPALHVPPFIPDVLSEHLITRYDVQDIQPKGKMSPVLHNTDLEQKKPRRKDTPALHVSPFAAGVTLLRDERPKVIVEDDEKDGDKIAI; the protein is encoded by the exons ATGATGTCTACTGAGCAAATGCAGCCTCTGGAGCTCTCAGAAGACAGACTGGACAAGCTAGACCCTCGCTGCAGCCACTTAG ATGATCTTTCAGACCAGTTTATTAAGGATTGTGATCTCAAAAAGAAGCCTATAAAGGGGAAAAATGTACAAGTCACCCTGAATGTTGAGTCAGACCAGAAAAAACCAAGGAGAAAAGACACACCAGCCCTGCATGTTCCGCCTTTCATACCAG ACGTCCTTTCAGAACATTTAATTACAAGATACGATGTCCAAGACATACAACCAAAGGGCAAAATGAGTCCAGTTCTTCATAACACTgacctggaacagaaaaagccaaggagaaaagacaCACCTGCCCTGCATGTGTCCCCCTTTGCAGCAG GTGTGACACTTCTCAGGGACGAGAGACCCAAAGTGATCGTGGAAGATGATGAAAAAGATGGTGACAAGATAGCTATTTAA